TTAAGATTTTAAGAAACTGAGTTGCTTGTTCAGAAAAATATGGATTTAGTCTATGTAATATTTTCTTTATATCATTAAATTTGAAATAAAAAGGGTAAATGTAAGTTTCAGCTTTCCACTCACTATTACTTATAACAATATTACCTGGATTAACTGAGATATAAAAATTAAACCCTTTTTTTCTTAAATAATTCACAATAGGTTCTACGTATAAATTATAATAAGAAGAAGTAATTGATAATAAGTCTTTCTTTCCACCAGTATATTTTTTGAGCCATTTTCTTGAAATGGGATAGATAATTCCAAGCTTGATTTCATTAAACTTAGAATATAAAGATTCAAACATTGAAAGGCTCTCCTTAACGCTCTTATTATTTTTATCTGGTGGTAAAAATATGTGATAGTAATCTCCAGTTGCATCAAAGACAAAGACCTTTGTATCATCAGCTATTTTGTATATTCCAGCTATAAGATCTTTAACGAATGACGTTTTACCAGCTCCAGTAGTACCTAAAATTAACATATGATAATTTAGATCATCGAGACTAATACTAACTTTAATTTTATTTTCTGGTGAATCAAGAAGACCCAATCTTAACAATCCTCTATTTGTATCTAATGCTCTCTCTATTATATCAGGATTAGGAAGAATGACTGGTGATTGAGGTTCTATGACTATATCAGCAGCCTCTGGTTCAGTAGACTCAAGTACATTTATCTTAGTTAACATTTCACATTTAACTACTACATTAGAAACTAATGATCCAGGTTCTTCATCTCCAGTTTCATTGACTGAAATTAAAGGAGAATCGGAAAAGAGTAACGAAGATACATCACTTCGTTCATAACCAATTACTCGCAAAAGAACAAAATACAAAGTTTTAATATCAATTGCACCGAGAAGAATGCCAATTCTTCCTAAGAAGGGATATTTATAATAAGTTTGTGCATCTAAAACAATATTTACTGTATTGTTTTCTTCATCAATTTTATTTGGTATATATTTCGCTACTCTTCCTACTATAGTGCCTAATGTTATGGCTAAAGCCTTAGCTTTCTCCATACGGTCTTTAATAGATGATATAAAATCCTCAGACAAGATTATACACCTCAAATTTACTCTTGAAGCTTTCTTGAATTCCTAACCTGTCTATGGAATAAATAATGTACTTCAGAATTCCACTAGAAAGATCTTTTGCTGTTTTGTCAGCTACAGACAAAATCTTAGGAATTCCATCTACTGAAAAAGGTAAAGAGGCCACGAGATTTATAGCTTCTTTGTTTAAGGATTCTATTCTTAAAATAGAAAATTTAGGAATATATTTATGATAAGGAATAATTAAGTAATTTATGTAATACCTAACTTTTTCTACTTCTCTTATTAATGGTCCTACAGCTAAATTAGGATAAGGAGGATTATAATTAAATCTCACTAATTGATATAAAAAAGCCTCATCTGATAGGAAGCTACTCGGACTAATTTTATATTTATTTTGAAAATCCTGGCTATTTCTTAATGCATTGACTAGAATGTTTGATTTATCTAATCTTTTAACTATTCCTATATAGTTATTGTCTATTATTTTAGTTCTTTCTTTGAATAATATAGTTTTTACTTTATCGGGCAAATAAACGTATGAAGGAAATAGGGGACCATCAATGATCGTAAGTCCCTTATCTTTGGTTATTTTTAATCCTTCAGTTTCAAGTACACTTCTTATCTCAGTTTCGATTCTTTCAGGCTCATATGTAGATAAAAAGGGTTCTCCAGTAAGCGAGATAGATGTAACATAAGGATTAGAAGAATATATGAAAGGTTCTATTTTACCTTTTGATGGATTAGTGGAAGCGAGTCCGATAAAAGGTTTTTTTATTGGTAAAGAAGGTAAACCGAAAACGGAAGGATAAACGCCATAAATAGGATAAATATGAGAAGAAATAGCTAAAGTACTAATACTAATTATACCACCTGCTGAAATTAGGCTTCTACTACTTCCATCAATAGCGTAAATGCTTCCGTTATATTTTCTTGGTGAAACTTCAGTTACAATCTCTTTTTCTTTTACGCCTATCTGTATTTCAGTATTAATTTTCTCTTCATTACCACTTACAAGGAGATTAAAGTAATCTCTTACGTATTTTTGAATGATCTCATCGAGTAATACAAAGAATCCCTTGTTCTCAGCCATCTTTCATATAAGAAATATCGATAGAAATATTTAAATATGGCGTAATACCAACGGGTATTACCACTTCTTATTCATCTTTCATTAATTGTCTTATTGCAACAATAACAGGATCCCATACTCTACTTATTGCTGGTAAGTAACCCATTTCTATAAAGAATGTATCCTCAATTATGAACCCTTTCATTATTGCAGCTGCTAACATATCAATTCTGCCTAGTACTTCTTCTCCACCAACTATTTGCCCACCTAATATTTTCTTGCTATTCTCGTCAGCAATAATTTTTATATGAATATCTTTTGCATCTGGGTAATATCTAGCTCTTGTTTTCCCAGATATAGTTGCTGCAATCGGTTTAAATCCATATCTTTTTGCTTCATCTTCTTGAAGACCAACTCTTCCTATGTAAAATTCTTTGTACTTTGTTATTTGTGTATTTACAACACCTGGGAATTTCATTTCATGACCACCAATATTGCTTCCAGCAACATATCCCATTTTATTTGCTACTGGTGCAAAGGGTACCCAGTATGGTTTACCGGTAACTATATGAATTGATTCCGTATTATCCCCAGCAGAATAAACCTCTCTATAATTTGTCCGCATATGTTCATCCACTTTAATTGCTCCAGTTTCCCCTAGTTTTATCTTATCTTTTACTAATTCAACATTGGGCGTTACACCAACCGCAACTATAGTTCCATCAACTTCATATTTACCCCTATCAGTTATTATTAACCTTCCTCCATTCTTTATGGTTTCCACTCTTTCATCTAACCTTACTTCAGCATCTTTCATTATCCTTTGAGTGATAATATTTCCTAACTCTTGGTCTAAAGTCCTATTAAGCAAATATTTTCCTCTATGGATCAGAATTACTTTCTTTCCTAAGTGAGTTAAAGCCTCGGCCATTTCTACTCCAAGTATACCTCCACCAATAATTGCAATATTATTTAAAGACCATAATTTCTCCCTAAGCTCAACTGCATTAGCTGGATGATGGGCATAAAATATTCTATCATTTCCGTCTTCTACTGAAAGTTTTTTTGGTAAAGAACCAGTGCTTATAACTAAATAATCATATTCAGCTTTTATCTTACCATCTTTAGATTCAGCGTATACTATCCTAGAATCCAAATCAACCTCAGTAACTTTAGTATTAATCTTTACATTTATCTTTCTTTTTTCTTCAAAAAATTGAGGCGTATAGGTCATAAATAAATTTTCATCATTAAATAAGCCCTCAACAAAATAAGGGATTCCACATGGTGCATGACTTACCATTTTAGTTGCTTCGAACACTGTAATTTCCATATCTGGTTTAAGCTTCCTCGCTCTAGAGGAAGCACTCATTCCAGCAGCTCCACCACCAATTACTACAAGTTTATCCATAGATTAAAATAAGAGAAGACCTTTTTATATAGTATTTATAAGATTCTTTTATGGAGACTACAAGATCACTTTTTGAGGATTTAATAAAAAAACTGGAGAATACAAGTGAAGCTGGACTAAGTTTTAATGAAGCTGAAATATTAAAATTTCTAAAGGCTGAAAGTAAAAAGCAATTAGAGATATATGATAAGCTAGAAAATGCTATCAAATCTCAGAATTGGAGTGAAGCAATATCAAACTTTTTGATTCTTGTAGAGAGAATAAATGTTTCATTACTATTTCTTATGCAACCTACTAATTATTCTGTTTTGGTAAACAGTAGAATATCTCCTTTATTTGAGGAATATCTTTCAATTATTTCACTTTATGTGTCATCTTCACTCCTTGAATTAAGACCTAATTTAAAGAAGATAGGAATAGAGAGTATAACTGCATCTATTTCCTCTAATCCCCCCTCTGTGAATATATCTATGGTGATAAAGAGTGAATAATCCTTATGAAAAGTGGCCTGATTACTTTCAAGAGGCAAGTAATCATGATATACCTTCTATTTGGAAAATTGAGGATCTTGTATATTTAGGGATTGGAGGAAGTGGAATACCCGGTAAAATATTAGAACTTCTTAATCTTCCAGTAAGCTATCGCTTATATCGAGGATATAAGGTAAATGTTAGTGAGAAAAGTACAGTTTTTGCAGTAAGTTATTCTGGTAATACTACTGAAACAATTGTTGCTCTTTTATCTTCTCTAAAGAAAACTAAAAAGATAATTGTTATAACTTCTGGGGGTAAAATAGAGGAAATAGCTAACAGGAATGGTTTACCAATAATTAAGCTTCCTAAAGGTTTGCAAACTAGATATGTCTTTCCATATATCTTTACTTATTTAATAAAGTTGCTTAATGAAGGATTAGGAACTAACTATAACATAAATGAACTCTCAGAGAGTGTTAAAGAAAGCTATTCTAGAATGAATGAGATAGGAGGACTTCTAGCGTCACAAATAGTAGGGAAAATACCAATAATTTATTCATCTACTTATCTTCCAATTGCTGAAAGATTTAAACAAGAGATAAATGAAAATGCAAAATATCCTGCATTTTATAATGAATTGCCAGAAGCAAATCATAATGAGATAGAATTGTATTCTTCTTCGTCAGATTTTTATCCAATAGTTTTAGTCTCTGACAAACTTGATGAAGAAACTGCAAATCTAATTAATGCATACAAAATTTATCCACCTTATTCATCAGTGCTGAAAAACATAGCTAGTTTAACATTATTAGCCGGTTTAGCATCAGTTAAATTAGCTTTATTGTTAGGGGTTACCCCCGAAAGGCTAAATATCATTCCTAAAATTAGAGAGAAGACGTTTAAGTTATTTGAAGGTGAGATAAATGCAAGTTAGAATTTTCAATACAATGGGTAAGAAATTACAACCATTAGAAACTGTTGAGCCTCAGACAGTAAAAATGTACGTTTGTGGTCCTACAGTATATGATTATCTTCACATAGGTCATGGTAGAACCTTTGTCGCATTTGATGCTATAGTTAGATATTTAAAGCTTAGAGGATATAACGTAATTAGAGTTCAGAATATTACAGATATTGACGACAAAATTATAAAGAAAGCACAAGAAACTGGTAAAGATTGGACAGAAATAGTGGATTTTTATACTAAAGATTATTTAGAAGCATTAAATCAGTTAAAAGTCGAAATTGATCAACATCCAAGAGTAACTTATCACATAAAAGAAATTATAGATTTCATACAAAAATTAATAGATAAGGGGCATGCATATGTGGCTCAAAGTGGGAGTGTCTATTTTGATGTTGACTCCTTCCCTTCATATGGCTTACTTTCTGGAACAAAAAAAGAAGAATGGAATCAGGGAGAAGAATTTATAAAAGAAAAAAAGAATCCTTATGATTTTGCTCTATGGAAAGCATGGAAACCTGGAGAACCATATTGGGAATCCCCCTGGGGTAAAGGAAGGCCTGGATGGCATATAGAGTGTTCTACAATGTCAATGAGATATTTAGGTGAGACTTTTGACATACATGGAGGAGGAATTGACCTAGTATTTCCTCATCATGAAAATGAAAGGGCACAAAGTGAAGCGTTATTAGGTAAAGAATGGGTTAAATACTGGGTTCACGTATCATATTTAACTATAAGAAAGGAAAAAATGAGCAAGTCTTTAGGAAACATAATCCCATTAAATGAAGCGTTAAAGAAGTGGGGACCAGCAACTTTGCGATATTGGTATTTGTCTTCACATTATAGAAGTAGTCTCGATTTTAATGAAGAATCATTAGAACAAGCAAAGAATGCCTTAACAAGGTTAAAAGACTCAATGAGTATAATTAGAAGTGTAATCAAAGAAGGACCTAAATATTATTCAAAGGATGAAGATATTCAAGTCCAAAGAAGTATAATAGAATTAGTTAAAGGATTTCATGCTGCTATGAGTGAAGATTTTGATACAGCTAAGGCTTTATCATATATTCATGAGATTGTAAGTTTAGTTTTTTCAAAAGTTCAATACAGTAGAGACTTTATGTCAGCTATGCTTGCTCTTGATGCACTAAGGCAATTTAATTATGTATTTGGTGTTATGGACGAGGAGTTTTTCCCTACTTATGAGATGTTAAATAAAGTTATTGATGCAGTTATTGAAATTAGAAATCAATTAAGAGCAAAGAAAATGTATGATTTAAGTGATCAAATAAGAGCTATTTTATCTGCTGCTGGAATAAAAATCCTTGATAGTAAAGATAAATCTACATGGAGATTTGAGTAACCTTCTCTAAGATCATTAAAGGTATTTTTTCTCCATTAAAATATTTTCGTAGCATATCGATAGTAGTAGGACTAGAATTTATTTTATCTAGCTCAGCAAAACTAAAATACTTAGCATCCTCAGCATCGCTACCTGGTTTTAAAATACCGTTTTTAACTTCACAAATAAAGTCTAATATAACATAATGAAAGCCTTCCTTAATTATTTGAATTACTGCTAATAAATCTTTAACTTCTACTTCAAGGTTAGTTTCTTCTTTAATTTCCCTCTTTACAGCCTCTTCTAAGGTCTCTCCAAATTTTACTTTTCCTCCTGGGATTGCCCAGCTTCCCTTGTTGGGTGGATTTTTTCTTTTTACCAATAAAATTTCTTTATTTTGATTTAAAATGACTCCACCTACAGCAACTAAAGGATATTCCATATAAAGTTTTCATAGGAAAAAAGTTAATATAAAGTTCGTTTACGTAGAATTGATATGATTAAAAGTATTTTCCTTCTGAGCTTGATATTCCTTTTGCCAGCTGTTTTAGTTCACTCATTACCATCGATATATACAAATTATAATCAAGTTAAAGTCATAAGTACTATTACAATATATAAGAATCTAGAGTATAAAATTGAATTACAGAAACAAGTTTCTATTAATCAAACAAAAACTAGTTTAGTAAATACAACAACCACAACAGTGGTTACAACTACTACTATTCCTAAAATAACGGCAGTTTATTTAGCTAACTATAGTATTACTGGAATTAATGGAACTGAAATAAGTGTGGAAATAACAGGTAATTTCACTAAGAACTTTACTTTCATAAGCCAGGGTAATTTCAGTATTAACTTATTTGAAGATGTAATAAATCTTCATTATCCTTATATTTTACCATTTCTTTTACTTAATAATACTTACGCATTATTGAATAAACAGTCTACATATGTCATGATTTATGATAAATCATTAAACTATACTTTAAATGGTAAAAATATTACAGCATATGATTTCTTTATTGTATATAACTCTTCATACTTTGCATCCTATGAAATTCTAAGCTCTGGCTATTTAGCTAACTATACAACAACATATAACGGTTCTACTCTTATCATGAGCCTTGTAAACTACTACAATTTAGTCAACATTACATTAAATACTAATTCTAATCCGTATTTGTCGAAGCCATATCTTTATCTAGAATATTTATATAGTGGAGAATCAAAGACATTACAAGCGAATAGCTATGTAGAAACTTATTATCCTCTAATAGCTGGAAATTATATAGGTCAAATAGTTTACTTATTATATCCTCAAGAGGGAAATTTAGTAGAACCTAATACATTTTATGGAATAAACGTTAATTATGAACTATATTTTAAGCCTATTGGAGATGAAGTTTTAACTTATTTACCGTCAAATTCCTCTACCATAATGTGGAATGGGAGAGTTTACACTCTTGTAAATACTACCTCAATTAAATTAGTTAATGGAAGTACTGTTCCCGCTTTACTTTATAGAAATGCTAGTGAAAATGTTACTGTTTACATTTATTTCTCTAAGAGTTCTAATATTTTACTAGAAGAACTTGTATATAATGCACTATTTCATAATTATACAGTAGAATTAAAATATCTTGGTAATGAATATATTAGTCCTAATATGAAATACATAAATGTAACTTTACCTAAATACACAACATTACCATATTCTTTAATAAATTTCAATGAAGGATTAGTTATTGCCATTGTTCTAACAGTTATAATCTCAGCATTAATTATTCTTTTTAGACAGAGATAAATTGGAAGTTAAAACATGTAAAGTAAAGTATATAGATAAGTTAAAATTTTTAGATTAGGAATATAGAGAATGAGAATATATGAATTCGGCCATACAAGAAACTCTTTCTTCCAATCTTTATGATCAACAAGTTAAAAAGTTATATCATGTAGGTCAAATTCTTGGGTTATCACAAGATGTTATGCAAGATCTGGCAACACCAGAAAGAGTAATTCAAGTTAAGATTGAAATTAAAGGAAATGATGGCAAAGTAAAAACGTTTATTGGTTGGAGATCTCAACATAATAGTGCTTTAGGTCCTTATAAGGGTGGAGTGAGATATCATCCAGATGTTACACAAGACGAAGTAATCGCCTTATCAATGATGATGACCTGGAAGAATTCGCTATTACAATTACCTTATGGAGGGGGTAAGGGAGGAATAAGAGTAGATCCTTCTAAGTTAACAAAAGAAGAACTTGAAGCATTATCGAGGTGTTATATTGATGCCTTATACAAATATATTGGAAGTGACATAGATGTACCAGCGCCAGATGTAAATACTAATCCGCAAATTATGGCATGGTATCTCGATGAATATATAAAAATAACCGGAAAAGCCGATTTTGCTGTTTTCACTGGTAAACCAGTCGAATTAGGAGGATTACCAGCGAGAATTTACAGTACTGGACTAGGAGTAGCTACAATAACTAAAGCTGCTGCAAAGAAATTTATAGGTGGAATTGAAGGAGCTACTGTTATAATTCAAGGCTTTGGTAACGTTGGTAGTTATACAGCTCAATTTTTGCAAGAAATGGGAGCTAAAATAATTGGAGTTAGTGATTCAAAAGGAGGTGTAATAGATCCTAACGGCTTAGATATAAAGAAATTGCTAGAGGTAAAAGAGTCTACAGGATCTGTAATTAATTATCCTTCTGGCAAAAAAGTTACAAATGACGAACTTCTTATTTCGGAATGTGATATTCTGATACCAGCTGCCTTAGAAAACGTTATACATAAGTTTAATGCACCCAAGGTAAAGGCGAAGCTAATAGTCGAAGGAGCTAATGGTCCTCTTACTGCAGATGCTGATCTTATTATGAAAGATAGAGGGATACCAGTAGTTCCTGATATTTTAGCTAATGCTGGTGGTGTAGTAGGAAGTTACGTAGAATGGGCAAACAACAAAATGGGAGAGATAATGAGTGAAGAAGAAGCAAAGAGGTTAATCATTCAAAGAATGGAGAACGCTTTCGAAGGGGTATATCAGAAATATAATAAGCTAGAGGATCAAGATTTAAGAACAGCAGCTATGGCTATATCAGTTGAAAGAGTAGTTAATGCTATGAAAGCTAGAGGTATGTTATAAGAGTAAAGATAA
The nucleotide sequence above comes from Sulfurisphaera javensis. Encoded proteins:
- the cysS gene encoding cysteine--tRNA ligase, whose translation is MQVRIFNTMGKKLQPLETVEPQTVKMYVCGPTVYDYLHIGHGRTFVAFDAIVRYLKLRGYNVIRVQNITDIDDKIIKKAQETGKDWTEIVDFYTKDYLEALNQLKVEIDQHPRVTYHIKEIIDFIQKLIDKGHAYVAQSGSVYFDVDSFPSYGLLSGTKKEEWNQGEEFIKEKKNPYDFALWKAWKPGEPYWESPWGKGRPGWHIECSTMSMRYLGETFDIHGGGIDLVFPHHENERAQSEALLGKEWVKYWVHVSYLTIRKEKMSKSLGNIIPLNEALKKWGPATLRYWYLSSHYRSSLDFNEESLEQAKNALTRLKDSMSIIRSVIKEGPKYYSKDEDIQVQRSIIELVKGFHAAMSEDFDTAKALSYIHEIVSLVFSKVQYSRDFMSAMLALDALRQFNYVFGVMDEEFFPTYEMLNKVIDAVIEIRNQLRAKKMYDLSDQIRAILSAAGIKILDSKDKSTWRFE
- a CDS encoding Glu/Leu/Phe/Val dehydrogenase, with product MQETLSSNLYDQQVKKLYHVGQILGLSQDVMQDLATPERVIQVKIEIKGNDGKVKTFIGWRSQHNSALGPYKGGVRYHPDVTQDEVIALSMMMTWKNSLLQLPYGGGKGGIRVDPSKLTKEELEALSRCYIDALYKYIGSDIDVPAPDVNTNPQIMAWYLDEYIKITGKADFAVFTGKPVELGGLPARIYSTGLGVATITKAAAKKFIGGIEGATVIIQGFGNVGSYTAQFLQEMGAKIIGVSDSKGGVIDPNGLDIKKLLEVKESTGSVINYPSGKKVTNDELLISECDILIPAALENVIHKFNAPKVKAKLIVEGANGPLTADADLIMKDRGIPVVPDILANAGGVVGSYVEWANNKMGEIMSEEEAKRLIIQRMENAFEGVYQKYNKLEDQDLRTAAMAISVERVVNAMKARGML
- a CDS encoding DNA double-strand break repair nuclease NurA — translated: MAENKGFFVLLDEIIQKYVRDYFNLLVSGNEEKINTEIQIGVKEKEIVTEVSPRKYNGSIYAIDGSSRSLISAGGIISISTLAISSHIYPIYGVYPSVFGLPSLPIKKPFIGLASTNPSKGKIEPFIYSSNPYVTSISLTGEPFLSTYEPERIETEIRSVLETEGLKITKDKGLTIIDGPLFPSYVYLPDKVKTILFKERTKIIDNNYIGIVKRLDKSNILVNALRNSQDFQNKYKISPSSFLSDEAFLYQLVRFNYNPPYPNLAVGPLIREVEKVRYYINYLIIPYHKYIPKFSILRIESLNKEAINLVASLPFSVDGIPKILSVADKTAKDLSSGILKYIIYSIDRLGIQESFKSKFEVYNLV
- a CDS encoding NUDIX hydrolase, which codes for MEYPLVAVGGVILNQNKEILLVKRKNPPNKGSWAIPGGKVKFGETLEEAVKREIKEETNLEVEVKDLLAVIQIIKEGFHYVILDFICEVKNGILKPGSDAEDAKYFSFAELDKINSSPTTIDMLRKYFNGEKIPLMILEKVTQISM
- a CDS encoding bifunctional phosphoglucose/phosphomannose isomerase; the protein is MNNPYEKWPDYFQEASNHDIPSIWKIEDLVYLGIGGSGIPGKILELLNLPVSYRLYRGYKVNVSEKSTVFAVSYSGNTTETIVALLSSLKKTKKIIVITSGGKIEEIANRNGLPIIKLPKGLQTRYVFPYIFTYLIKLLNEGLGTNYNINELSESVKESYSRMNEIGGLLASQIVGKIPIIYSSTYLPIAERFKQEINENAKYPAFYNELPEANHNEIELYSSSSDFYPIVLVSDKLDEETANLINAYKIYPPYSSVLKNIASLTLLAGLASVKLALLLGVTPERLNIIPKIREKTFKLFEGEINAS
- a CDS encoding ATP-binding protein, translated to MEKAKALAITLGTIVGRVAKYIPNKIDEENNTVNIVLDAQTYYKYPFLGRIGILLGAIDIKTLYFVLLRVIGYERSDVSSLLFSDSPLISVNETGDEEPGSLVSNVVVKCEMLTKINVLESTEPEAADIVIEPQSPVILPNPDIIERALDTNRGLLRLGLLDSPENKIKVSISLDDLNYHMLILGTTGAGKTSFVKDLIAGIYKIADDTKVFVFDATGDYYHIFLPPDKNNKSVKESLSMFESLYSKFNEIKLGIIYPISRKWLKKYTGGKKDLLSITSSYYNLYVEPIVNYLRKKGFNFYISVNPGNIVISNSEWKAETYIYPFYFKFNDIKKILHRLNPYFSEQATQFLKILIKKKGSQYNSLDDLIEAMDTDDIEKISIHKSTKENIIRGLYLLKETGLFDVGVKKEPLKKILNEPYKLLVLDLYNSELDDFSQKIITYYFLDKIFELRELEMKKGNLKDRLVLIIDEAHKFFPSGKGGEEDANYVRRVAGKISTMMRLGRRRRIGFIFSTHNPNDLSDIIVQLANTKVIFRIKPEVAENLGISKSDAKILSWEKNGVAFLLSPWLREGKIKIRVPVPPPLGHYDLSKAG
- a CDS encoding FAD-dependent oxidoreductase, giving the protein MDKLVVIGGGAAGMSASSRARKLKPDMEITVFEATKMVSHAPCGIPYFVEGLFNDENLFMTYTPQFFEEKRKINVKINTKVTEVDLDSRIVYAESKDGKIKAEYDYLVISTGSLPKKLSVEDGNDRIFYAHHPANAVELREKLWSLNNIAIIGGGILGVEMAEALTHLGKKVILIHRGKYLLNRTLDQELGNIITQRIMKDAEVRLDERVETIKNGGRLIITDRGKYEVDGTIVAVGVTPNVELVKDKIKLGETGAIKVDEHMRTNYREVYSAGDNTESIHIVTGKPYWVPFAPVANKMGYVAGSNIGGHEMKFPGVVNTQITKYKEFYIGRVGLQEDEAKRYGFKPIAATISGKTRARYYPDAKDIHIKIIADENSKKILGGQIVGGEEVLGRIDMLAAAIMKGFIIEDTFFIEMGYLPAISRVWDPVIVAIRQLMKDE